The Montipora foliosa isolate CH-2021 chromosome 1, ASM3666993v2, whole genome shotgun sequence genome has a window encoding:
- the LOC138004173 gene encoding uncharacterized protein, with the protein MVSLSLNVKKARAEMNGVNFLNILSIATFIIKGSASLSGVKGPPSPPRNLRRKTVGIAGANRDYWVFWTASKDNGGLPVNYTLKACLNETHHCKNISNPKCQATNVISTSKTFSCIMQPRDDFLPCGEFCDFILCVVAFNDAGENEICIFAEVVDAYGGTPKPPLDFRVGVENGKVTVRWNEREAWKYSASVARLYTVMYSESDKFVGSNKTKEVRNQTLITLSGLEVFTRFCFYLMIQLVDGKKNTRTAHSDLLGPKCLKSPAGDPTSQPWIVAHENFIYPGNASFRNVSVQWKLVPDSSWKGTKYQYRISCEYHVPVGRKPLGNKCLYHTDATTNNTVLQHLNTADTYNVYMEICNKEGLCSGRGKSYLVEPEEVLVQVEQGQAREVGGLTKTHIVGIAVTVTLVSILSAVLIYFSWKWRRESRLPNTPLAKRFEGLDDPIGLNQYAYVSEEVGNPYAEVV; encoded by the exons ATGGTATCTTTGTCGCTGAATGTGAAGAAAGCGAGGGCGGAAATGAATGGTGTCAACTTCTTAAATATTTTATCTATCGCAACTTTCATAATCAAAGGTTCTGCATCATTGAGTGGTGTGAAAG GGCCACCAAGTCCACCTCGCAATTTGAGAAGGAAAACGGTGGGCATCGCTGGTGCAAACAGAGATTATTGGGTGTTTTGGACAGCGTCAAAGGACAACGGGGGACTACCTGTCAATTATACCCTTAAAGCATGCTTGAATGAGACCCACCATTGCAAAAACATAAGTAACCCTAAATGCCAAGCCACCAATGTAATAAGCACCAGTAAAACATTTTCATGCATTATGCAACCCAGGGATGACTTTTTACCATGTGGGGAATTTTGTGACTTCATCCTTTGCGTAGTGGCCTTCAATGATGCTGGAGAAAACGAGATTTGTATTTTTGCAGAAGTAGTTGATGCCTATGGAG GCACCCCTAAACCCCCTCTCGATTTCAGAGTTGGCGTTGAGAATGGAAAAGTTACCGTTCGTTGGAACGAACGGGAAGCCTGGAAGTATTCTGCCTCTGTTGCTAGATTGTACACAGTGATGTATTCTGAATCGGACAAGTTTGTAGGTTCTAACAAG ACGAAAGAGGTACGGAACCAAACTTTGATAACTCTGTCCGGACTGGAAGTGTTTACAAGGTTTTGCTTCTACTTGATGATTCAATTGGTGGATGGCAAGAAAAATACAAGAACTGCTCATAGTGATCTGTTGGGACCAAAGTGTCTCAAGTCCCCAGCTGGAG ATCCCACCAGTCAACCCTGGATTGTGGCTCATGAGAACTTCATTTATCCGGGTAACGCATCTTTCAGAAATGTTTCAGTGCAGTGGAAG CTGGTACCAGATTCTTCGTGGAAAGGCACTAAGTACCAATATCGCATTTCTTGTGAGTACCATGTTCCTGTGGGACGGAAACCCCTTGGCAACAAGTGTCTATATCACACAGATGCAACAACGAATAACACTGTACTCCAGCACCTGAATACTGCAGACACTTACAATGTCTACATGGAAATATGTAACAAAGAAGGCTTGTGTAGCGGCCGTGGAAAATCATATCTGGTGGAACCGGAAGAAG tTTTAGTTCAAGTTGAGCAAGGCCAGGCAAGAGAAGTGGGAGGATTGACTAAAACACACATTGTAGGCATTGCAGTTACAGTTACACTAGTGTCCATTTTATCTGCTGTCTTGATATACTTCAGTTG GAAATGGCGCCGCGAAAGCCGACTTCCAAACACGCCATTAGCGAAACGATTCGAAGGACTAGACGAC CCTATAGGTTTAAACCAGTACGCTTACGTCAGTGAAGAAGTTGGCAACCCATACGCCGAGGTTGTTTAG